Part of the Intestinibacillus sp. Marseille-P6563 genome is shown below.
AATCGGTGCCGCAGATGAACGCTACATCGATCAGGTCGCCGACAGCATCGTGGTACTTCTTGAGATTTTCGATGGCAATATCGGTCTGTGCCTCGAAGATTTCATGTACATAGTCCGGGTAGAGCAGCGGCGCCATGTACCAATCCTCGATCGTGCGGATGCCCTTGGGCTTGAGAAGGCCGGGACCGGGGATTTCCGAGGCATCGCCCAGACCCATGCCGCCAAAGGAAGCGGTCACTGCGCGGCCGGTTTTGGACAGTTCACGTGCACGGTCGGCAAAGAACTTGAGCTGTTTGTCCGGAACCGGGCCGTATTCCTCGATGTTGTCGTGGAAATCCAAGTCATCCTCGTCGACTTCTTCCTTCTGCCGGATGATGTTGTCAAAGTAGTAGCCGTCCTTGGGCATATGGCCGCTCGGCTCCGCCGTGCGGTCGCCCTGCGGATACAGCAGCCAGCCACCCGAGCCGTCCGAATCGACCTCGAACTTTTCGGGCACCAATACGGTGTGGCCGAAGTAATCCCATTCTTTCCAGCCTTCGTAGGGGAACCCGAACGAGCAGGCATATCCGTTGATGCCTTCCAGGTCTACGCCGATGGCTTCCTGCAAATCGGGTTCGATGACGCCGGTCATAGTGGAAACTTCGGAAATTTTGACCGGATGCTTTTCCAGTCCGTAATATTCGCGCAGCGCTTCTACGCAGGTCACGTGCATGCACGAGCAGGTGTGACCGCCAAAGTCAAGCGGCACCTTGTCCGGCTGCTGGTGGTTGAGCGCTGCTAAAACACGTTCTTTCGATGTCATAGTGCTTGCCTCCTCTGGTATGTTGGAGCACGCTCCCCCGATGCTACGCATGGGGGAGCGGGAAATAATCTTTTAGAACTGCGCGTACTTGGCAACGTGTGCCTTGGTGACTTCGGCCGACTTCTTGACGTTCTCTTCCTGGTCCATTTCGTAATATTCCGGACGGAAGATTTCGATCGTGCAGCAATCGCCGTCAAAGCCGATCTTTTTCAGGGTGTCTGCATAGCGGGCATGCGGCAGGCAATCACCTTCCGCATCCGGCCACATACGCTTTTCGTCGTTGTTGTAGTAGCTGCCGCAGGGCAGGTCTTCGGTGCCGTTGAGGTGCCAGACAAAGATCTTCTTGCCGTCTGCCTTTTCCAGGGTGTCCCAACCGGAACCCATAGCGTAGAAGTGGTACTGGTCGAGCGTAACACCGACCATCGGGCTGCCGACAGCTTCCACGATCGCATAAGCATCTTCGAAGCGGTTGATAGTCATGACCGGTTCGCCGCAGAACTCCAGGCTCAGCTTGATGCCGTGCGGCTCGCACTTTTTGACCATTTCCTTCAAAACAGCAACCGCATCGTCGCGGATTTCCTTGCGGGTCGGGGTCAGGCCGCGTTCCTTCATGTCCTTGCTGGGTACAACGACGATCATCTTGCAGCCCAGGATGTTGCAGCGGCGGATGATCTCATCCAGCTCTGCCATGACGGCATCCTTTTCTTCCTGCGTCTGCTTCATGTTGAAGAAGCACAGCGCATTGTAGGACAGCATTTTCAGATGATGCTCCTGGAACCACTTGCCCATCTCTTCGAGCGTGATCTTGCCAGCTTCCAGATCGCGGTTTAAGCATTCGGACTGGATATCAATAAAGTCAAACCCGTACTTTTCACAGTATTCCAGGTCTTTCATGACAGAGTGGTCTTTGCAAAAACGATCGTTTGCTTCGTTAAAACCGATTTTCATAGTAAATAGGACTCCTTTTATAAAAAATATTAAAGTTGCTTTTTGGAAAGACTTCGAGTGTTCCGGGACCACGGCAGGACCGCTTCCCGGAACACCCAGAAGAAAAGGAAGAGAGAGATTATCTTTATGCACGCTTGGCGTTCTTGCGCATATCGAGAACAACCGAGCCAACGATGATGATGCCCTTGACGATGTTGGTCATGTTATCGTCGACCTTCAGCATAACCAGACCATTGTTGATAACGCCGAGGATCAGGATACCAGCCAGAACACCGGATACACGGCAGATACCGCCGGTATGGGAGGTGCCGCCGACCGTTGCAGCAGCGATGGCGTCCAGTTCGTAGTTCAGGCCCGAATTTGCCGGGTCAGCCGAACCGGCACGGCCAGCCAGCAGCATGCCGGCGATGGCTGCACACAGCGAGCACCATACATAAACCAGAATCAGGTTCTTTTCTACGTTGATACCAGCCACGCGTGCGGCCTGGTCGTTGCCGCCGATGGCGTAAACATTTTTGCCGAAGCGGGTCTGGGTCAGCAGGAACGCCGAAATGGCGAACATGACAAAGAATACAAGGATGATGACCGGGAACACGCCGCCGATGCGATAGGAACCGAGGAAACGGAAATCTTCCGACAGGTTGGAAACCGGGCGGTTGGTGTACATTTTCGCACCTGCACGGCAGATGAGCTGTGCACCCAGGGTTGCGATGAACGGCGGGATTTTGGTGTAAGCGATGATCGCACCGTAGATGGCGCCGATGCCAGCGCCGAGTGCCAGACCGATCAGGATAACGACTGGAGCGGGCAGGGGGCCAACGCCCGGCAGGATAGCATTTGCGTAGTCAGCCGGCTGCACAAGCGAAGCGGTGATACAGGCGACGAGCGCCGCGGATGCGCCGATCGTCAGGTCGATGCCCTTGGACAGGATGGCGAACATAACGCCGAAGGCCATGATGCCCTTAACGGCTTCGCCGGAGAGCAGGGTCAAAAGGTTGCCAACCGAGAAGAAGGTAGGCTGCGCGATACTCATGATGATGACCAGCGCGATCAGCACCAGCCAGATCGAGTTCTGCGACAGGAATTTCTTTTTATCAAATGTTTTCTGCATACCGTATACCCCTCTTTCTTATTGCTTTTCGGCAGCGGGCTGATAAGGAACCTCGCTGGTAGCATATTTCAGGATGAGTTCGCTCGAGAAGTCCTTGCGGTCGACGATCGCGGTCATCGTGCCTTCGTGCATGACGACGATGCGGTCGGACATACCCGTGACTTCGGGCAATTCGCTGGAGATCATGATGATGGCTTTGCCTTCGCCCGCCAGCTTGGTGATGAGCGAATGGATTTCAGCCTTTGCGCCTACGTCGATGCCGCGGGTCGGTTCGTCGACGATCAGGATATCCGGATTGGTCAGCAGCCACCGGCCGACCAGCACTTTCTGCTGGTTGCCGCCCGACAGGTTCTGGATGGGCGTGTCGATGGTCGGTGTTTTGGTGTTGAGCTTCTTTACATATTCCTCGGTATCCGCGCGCATCTTCTTGTGGTCGAGCGGGAATCCGTATTTTTTCAGGTTTGCCAGCACGGTATTGTCCTTGACGCTCAGCAGGCCGACAATGCCGTTGCCGCGCCGGTCTTCGGTGAGCAATCCAATCTTGTTGGCGATTGCGTCCTCCGGCGACTTGATATGCAGTTCTTTTCCGTCCTTATAAATCTTACCGCCGGTGATCTGACGCATGCCGAAAATGGCTTCAGCCGTTTCGGTACGGCCCGCGCCGACCAGACCTGCCATACCCAGGATTTCGCCCCGGTGCAGCTCAAACGAGACGTTTTTGACCGCTCGTCCAGCGGACAGATTTTCAACTTTCAAAATGGTATCGCCGATCGGGCAGTCCACCTTGGGGAACATGTCGGTCACTTCGCGGCCGACCATCAGCTGGATGACCTTGTCGACGTTCAGGTTTTCCGCGCGGTCGGTGGCAATGTACTCGCCGTCACGATACACCGTGATGTCGTCCGAAATGCGGAAGATTTCGTCCATCTTGTGGGAGATATAAATGATGGCTACGTTTTTGGATTTGAGTTCTGCGATGATGCGGAACAGATGCTCTACTTCGGCATCGGTCAGCGACGAAGTCGGTTCGTCCATGATAACGATGCGGCTGTCATACGAAACCGCCTTGGCGATTTCGACCATCTGCATTTTGGCAACCGTGAGATTGCCCATCTTTTCGTCCGGGTCCACATCCAGATTCAGCTTCTGGAACAGCTCGATGCTGTCCTGGCGCATCTTCTTGTGGTCGACGATCAGACCCTTGCGGGGCGCGCGGCCCAGCCAGAGATTTTCACATACACTGCGCTCGGGCACCGGTGAAAGTTCCTGATGAATCATAGAAATACCGGAACTCAGTGCTTCCAGCGTGTTTTTAAAATGAATTTCTTTGCCTTCAAAAACGATCTTACCCGAGGTGGGCGGATGAATGCCGATCAGGCATTTCATCAGGGTCGATTTGCCTGCACCGTTTTCGCCCATCAGGGTGTGTACGGTACCGGGACGCACCTTCAGCTGCACGCCCTTCAGCGCACGCACACCGGGGAAATCCTTGACGATATCGGTCATCTCCAGGATATACTCTTGACTCACTGTTCTTCCCCCCAATTTTATTTGAGTTTGGTTTAGGAAAGGGACATCGCTTGCAATGCCCCTTTCCCTTCTGCTTATTCGTAATCTGCTACGTTGTCCGGGGTAACGGGTTCGAACGGTACCCAGCAAATGTTGCCGGTTTCGTCGGTTTCATAATCGGTGCCGTCGTTGATGGCCTTGCCTTCGATCAGGTTTGCAGCAGCCTTTACAGCGCCGTAGCCCTGGCCGTTTGCATCCTGGAATACGGTCATTGCCAGCGTGCCGTCCTTGATGGCCTGTACGCCGTCAACCGTTGCGTCGATACCAACGATCGGGATGGAAGTCGGGTCCATGCCCTTTGCCTTCATCGCTTCCACAGCACCCAGTGCCATTGCGTCGTTGTTGGCGATGATGCAGTCAAACTCGGTGGTGCCCAGCAGCGGGGAGATCATATCCATTGCAGTTGCGCGGTCATACTCTGCAACCAGCGGAGCAGCAGCTTCGATCGGATTCAGGCCTGCGTCCTTCATCGCCTGGATAACCGATGCCGAACGCTGTTCGGTATGTACCAGACCCAGGGTGCCCTGAAGCATGATGTAACGAACATCGGTCTTGCCCTGTTCCTTAAAGTAGTTGGCCAGGAATTCGCCCTGGTAACCGCCGGACTGATTTTCGTCGGATACAACCGCTGCGGACTTGCCAGCTTCCAGTACGCTGCTGTCAGCCGGAACGCGGTTTACGAAAACAACCTTCATGTCGCCAGCAGCTTCGATGCACTGCTGAGCGGTTTCTGCGTCAACCAGGTTTACCAGAACAGCATCGTCGCCTGCATTGCGAGCAGCTTCGATGAACTGGATCATCTCGCCGGTGTCGTTCTGTGCGTCCTGGGTCGACAGCTTAACGCCCAGTTCGTCAGCGGCGCTCTTTGCACCAGCTTCCAGCGTGCTCAGGAACTCATCGCGCAGCGACATAATCAGCGTCATGCTGTAACCATCGCTGTCACCGCTAGCAGCTGCGCTGCCCTGCTGTGCGCTGTCGCCGCCGCAACCGGTCAACATGGTTGCCATCAATGCGGTGGCAGCCAGCCCTGCAAGAAATCGTCTTTTCATGTTTTCTCCCTCTACTTTCTTTGCATTTTTCAAGTGCCGTGCACGTTCACATTTTGTGAAAAGCACGTTTTACTTGACCTGATTTAGTTTTATCGCATATTCTCCGCCCCGTCAACCGCGTTTTTGCGTTTTCCACATTATAAACAATCAGATTTGCTGGTTTTTCAGCATGTTGTCTACACAAAATTGTGATTCTGGCATATTTGTGCGATGGATGGCAGGGCTGGTTATGCAAAAACACCTATATTTCCGTGGCAAGGGGGTGCTCGCTTGTGCAATTCCAACGGTTTTGACCGGGAAGTGCGCCCGATGCGCATTGGTTTTTTTCACCGTGTTTTCGGGACGCTATCCTTATTTTCTTCTGTTTCTTGCGGGGAAATCAGAATCTTTTTTGGGACTTGCCTCGAAAAGTTTACATTTAGATTAAATTTTAGAATCTGTACACGAGCACAATTTAATAAATAGCGCGTTTTTGCAATAAAACTGGACTTTTTTAAGAAAGTGTGGTATGCTCTGGATAAATCATCGGAGGATTCCTCATTCCAAAGCAATCGAGGTGCGCCAAATGGCTATCACAATCAATCAAATTGCGGAACTGTGCGGTGTTTCTCGCGGCACAGTCGATCGCGCACTCCATAATAAAGGAAATGTGCGCCCCGCGGTGGCGGCGCAAATCAAAAAAGTGGCGGCCGAATACGGCTATACACCCAACCGGGCCGGCCTGGCGCTTTCGCGCGCCGCGCATCCCATCCGCCTGGGCGTGGTGCTGCACTCGGTGCAGAACAGTTTTGTGCAAAGCCTGCTCGAGTGCTGCCGCCGCGAAGCGCAGCGGCTGAGTGTGTTCAGCACCGAAATTATCTTTCGGCTGTCCCGGACACTGGACCCGGTGGAACAGGTGCGCATGGTGGATGACTTGGTCTGCAACCATAAGGTCGATGGCCTGGCCATCATGCCGCTGCACAGTTTTATGGTCGAAAACCGCCTGAATGAGTTGGCAGAGACCCAATCGCTGCCCATTATCACGTTCAATACCGATCTGCCCAATAGCCGCCGTATCTGCTACGTCGGACAGGACAGTACAGCGGCCGGCCGGACGGCCGCGGCGCTGATGCGGCTGGCGACCGGCGGCCACGGTCTGATTTCCCCGATCGTCGGCCCTTCGGAAAACCATAGCGCATATACCGACCGCCTGCGCGGTTTCCAGCTGGAATTGTGCTCGACACCGTCGGACATGCAGTTCCTGCTCACCCGTGCCGAACGGGATGATGACGATGAATGCACCTATGACGCGACCATGCAGCTGCTGCGCACCCATCCGGACATTGCGGGCATTTATGCAATCACGTCGGGGTATACCGGCGCCTGCCGGGCGCTCATCGACACCGGACTTGCGGGCAAAGTGCATCTCATCCTGCACGATGAGATTGCGTCCAACCTGCAATATGTGCGCGATGGAGTGATCGATTTTGTCATCGGACAAGATGCCGAAGTACAGGGGACCCTGCCCATGCAGCTGCTCTCGGACCTCATCCATCTGCGCCGCAAACCGGAAAAAGAGTTATATCATACCGATATCCGTGTGCTGTTCCGCCACAACATTGACAATCTGCTGTGATGGAAATGGAGCCCTGGATGCGCGGTGCATCCCTTGACAGCGCGGTCCATCTGTTTGATGGTCCCCACGAAAGCGACACCATGCCGCCTTTGTTTTTTCAGGAACTGCCGGCAGCCAACCGAATGGTGATCGTATGGTGCGGCGAGGTGACCTTCTACGCGGGAACGGTTGCCTATACCGTGCATGCCGACGATTTATTGATTCTGCCGGTGCAGTTATGCCATGCGCTATTTCCCGGTCCGGGTGCGCAATGGACCCTTCTGGAATTTTTACCCCAGCATGCGGAAAACACCCTGCATGACTGCCAGCTGTATTCCTTTCATTCGCAGCCACTCATTCGGTCCATGCTGGAGATGATGCGCACCCCGCAGCTGCTGCAATCCTCGCGGGTGCAGATGCTCGAGGCATTGCTGCTGCAACTGAGCCTGTCCCCGCACATTGCGTTCCACAACGCG
Proteins encoded:
- a CDS encoding sugar ABC transporter ATP-binding protein, with translation MTDIVKDFPGVRALKGVQLKVRPGTVHTLMGENGAGKSTLMKCLIGIHPPTSGKIVFEGKEIHFKNTLEALSSGISMIHQELSPVPERSVCENLWLGRAPRKGLIVDHKKMRQDSIELFQKLNLDVDPDEKMGNLTVAKMQMVEIAKAVSYDSRIVIMDEPTSSLTDAEVEHLFRIIAELKSKNVAIIYISHKMDEIFRISDDITVYRDGEYIATDRAENLNVDKVIQLMVGREVTDMFPKVDCPIGDTILKVENLSAGRAVKNVSFELHRGEILGMAGLVGAGRTETAEAIFGMRQITGGKIYKDGKELHIKSPEDAIANKIGLLTEDRRGNGIVGLLSVKDNTVLANLKKYGFPLDHKKMRADTEEYVKKLNTKTPTIDTPIQNLSGGNQQKVLVGRWLLTNPDILIVDEPTRGIDVGAKAEIHSLITKLAGEGKAIIMISSELPEVTGMSDRIVVMHEGTMTAIVDRKDFSSELILKYATSEVPYQPAAEKQ
- a CDS encoding LacI family DNA-binding transcriptional regulator, encoding MAITINQIAELCGVSRGTVDRALHNKGNVRPAVAAQIKKVAAEYGYTPNRAGLALSRAAHPIRLGVVLHSVQNSFVQSLLECCRREAQRLSVFSTEIIFRLSRTLDPVEQVRMVDDLVCNHKVDGLAIMPLHSFMVENRLNELAETQSLPIITFNTDLPNSRRICYVGQDSTAAGRTAAALMRLATGGHGLISPIVGPSENHSAYTDRLRGFQLELCSTPSDMQFLLTRAERDDDDECTYDATMQLLRTHPDIAGIYAITSGYTGACRALIDTGLAGKVHLILHDEIASNLQYVRDGVIDFVIGQDAEVQGTLPMQLLSDLIHLRRKPEKELYHTDIRVLFRHNIDNLL
- a CDS encoding ABC transporter permease subunit gives rise to the protein MQKTFDKKKFLSQNSIWLVLIALVIIMSIAQPTFFSVGNLLTLLSGEAVKGIMAFGVMFAILSKGIDLTIGASAALVACITASLVQPADYANAILPGVGPLPAPVVILIGLALGAGIGAIYGAIIAYTKIPPFIATLGAQLICRAGAKMYTNRPVSNLSEDFRFLGSYRIGGVFPVIILVFFVMFAISAFLLTQTRFGKNVYAIGGNDQAARVAGINVEKNLILVYVWCSLCAAIAGMLLAGRAGSADPANSGLNYELDAIAAATVGGTSHTGGICRVSGVLAGILILGVINNGLVMLKVDDNMTNIVKGIIIVGSVVLDMRKNAKRA
- a CDS encoding uroporphyrinogen decarboxylase family protein, yielding MTSKERVLAALNHQQPDKVPLDFGGHTCSCMHVTCVEALREYYGLEKHPVKISEVSTMTGVIEPDLQEAIGVDLEGINGYACSFGFPYEGWKEWDYFGHTVLVPEKFEVDSDGSGGWLLYPQGDRTAEPSGHMPKDGYYFDNIIRQKEEVDEDDLDFHDNIEEYGPVPDKQLKFFADRARELSKTGRAVTASFGGMGLGDASEIPGPGLLKPKGIRTIEDWYMAPLLYPDYVHEIFEAQTDIAIENLKKYHDAVGDLIDVAFICGTDFGTQRAQFCSVDQFRTFYLPYYKKINDWIHANTSWKTLKHSCGAVDPIIPLFIEAGFDALNPVQCSAAGMDAKHLKEAYGKDITFWGGGIDTQQILPFGTPEEVRKQVLERLEIFAPDGGYIFNSIHIVQCGTPVENIVAMIDAVHEFNGDR
- a CDS encoding sugar phosphate isomerase/epimerase family protein; its protein translation is MKIGFNEANDRFCKDHSVMKDLEYCEKYGFDFIDIQSECLNRDLEAGKITLEEMGKWFQEHHLKMLSYNALCFFNMKQTQEEKDAVMAELDEIIRRCNILGCKMIVVVPSKDMKERGLTPTRKEIRDDAVAVLKEMVKKCEPHGIKLSLEFCGEPVMTINRFEDAYAIVEAVGSPMVGVTLDQYHFYAMGSGWDTLEKADGKKIFVWHLNGTEDLPCGSYYNNDEKRMWPDAEGDCLPHARYADTLKKIGFDGDCCTIEIFRPEYYEMDQEENVKKSAEVTKAHVAKYAQF
- a CDS encoding AraC family transcriptional regulator — protein: MRGASLDSAVHLFDGPHESDTMPPLFFQELPAANRMVIVWCGEVTFYAGTVAYTVHADDLLILPVQLCHALFPGPGAQWTLLEFLPQHAENTLHDCQLYSFHSQPLIRSMLEMMRTPQLLQSSRVQMLEALLLQLSLSPHIAFHNAAPDTLPLQILAYLNEHFREDLSLQELSARFHISPSHMIHIFNPLFELSPMQYVIQRRIGEAQHLLLTTDCSASEIAGEVGIPNRNHFYSTFKRFVGLTPSAYRAHFRRLPVQEESS
- a CDS encoding substrate-binding domain-containing protein — protein: MKRRFLAGLAATALMATMLTGCGGDSAQQGSAAASGDSDGYSMTLIMSLRDEFLSTLEAGAKSAADELGVKLSTQDAQNDTGEMIQFIEAARNAGDDAVLVNLVDAETAQQCIEAAGDMKVVFVNRVPADSSVLEAGKSAAVVSDENQSGGYQGEFLANYFKEQGKTDVRYIMLQGTLGLVHTEQRSASVIQAMKDAGLNPIEAAAPLVAEYDRATAMDMISPLLGTTEFDCIIANNDAMALGAVEAMKAKGMDPTSIPIVGIDATVDGVQAIKDGTLAMTVFQDANGQGYGAVKAAANLIEGKAINDGTDYETDETGNICWVPFEPVTPDNVADYE